In Campylobacter sp. VBCF_01 NA2, one DNA window encodes the following:
- the queA gene encoding tRNA preQ1(34) S-adenosylmethionine ribosyltransferase-isomerase QueA — protein sequence MDLNLVDSYDYHLPPNLIANAPLMPKESARLLVYEREKNKISHLKFGDLSEILPPCEIIFNDTKVIKARIFGAKSSGGKIELLLNSPLNDNKFSAYIRGRVSVGSELVFDKNLRARVVECCEDGLRVVEFSRDNRALGTHEIFALTDEIGHVPLPPYIKREDTKDDESWYQSIFAREAGAVAAPTASLHFSEEMLRALKANHGIYYITLHVGAGTFKPVEARDLREHKMHSEFYSIAQDTAGILKSDKKILGVGTTVTRTVENFARNGARCGACELFLHPNNPPIRQNYLLTNFHLPKSTLIMLVASFIGLEKTLEIYREAVEQKYRFYSYGDGMIIL from the coding sequence ATGGATCTAAATTTAGTAGATAGCTATGATTACCACCTGCCGCCAAATTTGATCGCAAACGCCCCACTAATGCCAAAAGAGAGCGCAAGGCTTTTGGTTTATGAGAGAGAAAAAAATAAAATTTCACACCTTAAATTTGGAGATTTATCTGAAATTTTGCCACCTTGCGAGATTATATTTAACGATACCAAGGTCATAAAAGCGCGAATTTTCGGGGCTAAATCAAGCGGCGGCAAGATTGAGCTTTTGCTAAATTCGCCGTTAAATGATAATAAATTTAGCGCATATATCAGAGGGCGAGTAAGTGTGGGTAGCGAGCTAGTTTTTGATAAAAATTTGCGCGCGCGGGTCGTAGAGTGCTGTGAAGATGGGCTTAGAGTGGTGGAGTTTAGCCGTGATAATCGCGCGCTTGGCACGCACGAAATTTTCGCTCTCACCGATGAAATCGGCCATGTCCCGCTACCGCCATATATCAAGCGCGAAGACACCAAAGACGATGAGAGCTGGTATCAAAGCATTTTCGCGCGCGAGGCTGGGGCTGTGGCGGCTCCGACTGCGAGCCTGCATTTTAGCGAGGAAATGCTACGCGCGCTTAAAGCAAATCATGGGATTTACTACATTACCCTGCATGTGGGTGCTGGGACATTTAAGCCGGTCGAGGCAAGGGATTTAAGAGAGCATAAAATGCACTCCGAATTTTACAGCATTGCGCAAGATACGGCTGGTATTTTAAAAAGCGATAAAAAAATTTTAGGTGTAGGCACTACGGTTACTAGAACTGTGGAAAATTTCGCACGAAATGGCGCGAGATGTGGGGCTTGTGAGCTGTTTTTGCACCCAAATAATCCGCCTATTAGGCAAAATTATCTGCTTACAAATTTTCACTTACCAAAATCTACTTTAATTATGCTGGTTGCTAGCTTCATCGGCCTTGAAAAGACCCTTGAAATTTACCGCGAAGCAGTGGAGCAAAAGTATAGATTTTATTCTTATGGCGACGGGATGATAATACTATGA
- the tatC gene encoding twin-arginine translocase subunit TatC: protein MFEELKPHLAELRKRLVICVITVILMFVVCFNYWEIILDFMKAPLVKVLPDDGKVVFTQLGETFFTAMKVSFFTSLLLSMPIIFWQAWLFVAPGLYDNEKKYVIPFVLSASVMFFLGAAFCYYFVIPVAFNFLINFGGEAYSAMLKIGEYVGFFTKLVVAFGISFELPVVTFFLAKLGLITNKSLTSFFRFAIVIIFVFAAIMTPPDVLSQFMLAGPLIVLYALSILIAKMVNPYKADDDEDEADEDEESEKSAQGAVKEA from the coding sequence ATGTTCGAAGAGTTAAAACCACACCTTGCCGAGCTTCGCAAACGCCTAGTTATCTGCGTAATCACGGTAATTCTTATGTTTGTCGTATGCTTTAATTATTGGGAAATAATCTTAGATTTTATGAAAGCCCCACTTGTCAAAGTCCTTCCAGATGACGGCAAAGTCGTATTCACCCAGCTTGGCGAAACCTTTTTTACAGCGATGAAGGTTTCGTTTTTTACCTCGCTTTTGCTCTCTATGCCGATAATTTTCTGGCAAGCGTGGCTTTTCGTCGCCCCAGGGCTGTATGATAACGAAAAAAAATATGTAATTCCATTTGTGCTAAGCGCTAGTGTGATGTTTTTTTTAGGGGCTGCGTTTTGTTATTATTTCGTAATTCCAGTAGCTTTTAACTTTTTGATAAATTTCGGTGGTGAGGCATACTCTGCTATGCTTAAAATCGGCGAATATGTCGGGTTTTTCACAAAATTAGTTGTGGCTTTTGGCATTAGTTTTGAGCTTCCAGTAGTTACATTTTTCCTAGCCAAACTAGGGCTTATCACAAACAAAAGCCTGACTAGTTTTTTCCGCTTTGCGATTGTTATAATCTTTGTTTTTGCCGCGATTATGACACCGCCTGATGTTTTGAGCCAATTCATGCTAGCTGGTCCGCTAATCGTGCTTTACGCCCTTTCAATCCTTATCGCAAAAATGGTAAATCCATACAAAGCAGACGATGATGAGGATGAGGCAGACGAGGACGAAGAGAGCGAGAAAAGCGCACAAGGCGCAGTAAAAGAGGCGTAA
- the tatB gene encoding Sec-independent protein translocase protein TatB, with amino-acid sequence MFGISFPEITIILIVAVIALGPEKLPSALVEIAKYFKVIKKSINDAKATFDQEVRIAELKEDAKKYKESINKTTETMRKKLTFEELDEIKSGLNSVKDTLNAGLSDIESSVNTTLNEAENSLNSKQNSTQNLAQNSTPNSAQEQPQAQPEAHPQSEAHPQAQNSNPTQNSKE; translated from the coding sequence ATGTTTGGTATCAGTTTCCCTGAAATTACGATAATTTTAATCGTCGCAGTCATCGCCCTAGGCCCTGAAAAGCTCCCTAGCGCGCTAGTTGAGATTGCAAAATACTTCAAAGTCATCAAAAAATCAATCAACGATGCAAAGGCCACTTTCGACCAAGAAGTCCGCATAGCCGAACTCAAAGAGGACGCCAAAAAATACAAAGAAAGCATTAACAAAACCACAGAAACCATGCGCAAAAAGCTTACCTTTGAAGAGCTTGACGAGATAAAAAGCGGGCTAAATTCGGTCAAAGATACGCTAAATGCAGGGCTAAGTGATATAGAAAGCTCTGTTAATACCACGCTAAATGAAGCGGAAAATTCGCTAAATTCTAAGCAAAATTCTACGCAAAATTTAGCGCAAAATTCTACGCCAAATTCGGCACAGGAGCAACCGCAAGCGCAACCAGAAGCGCACCCGCAGTCAGAAGCGCACCCGCAGGCGCAAAATTCAAATCCAACACAAAATTCAAAAGAGTAA